From the Solea senegalensis isolate Sse05_10M unplaced genomic scaffold, IFAPA_SoseM_1 scf7180000016825, whole genome shotgun sequence genome, the window gtgtgcgtgtgtgtctgtgtgagagtgagagagtgtgtgtgtgtgtgcgtgtgtgtgagagggtgagagacgTCAGGATTAAGTATTTAGTTgttaaggttaaaggtcaggggtCATCTCTACTGCATTATGTCTCCTCCTCATGTTTTGTGCATACATGTGTGCACTCTTTGTATCCTCGTGTCCTTCCCTCGTCTCCTAaactcctctctcctcacagCTTCAGTTTCAATAATTGATcagaaattcaaataaaagagagagagagaacttcCATCACCCACTGCCTCGCTCGCTCTTGCCAACAGTTGCCATGACAAcccactgtctgtctctctccctggaAACGGGTACAGAAGGAAATGAAGGTGGCTCACGAGTGAGCCACCCCTGCTGCACcgaaaaaaactgattttgacTTAAGTTTAGAAacagtttaaacaaacaaacaaacaaacaaaataaaaataacaaaatgattgAGCGCAGacgtggaggaggagacagagagatttATTCCTGTAAACAGAATCGCAACTGTGTCTTTGATTAACGTGTGGTAACgagtctgagtctgagactgagactgagtgtgagactgagtctgagtgtgtgtctgagtctgAGTGTGAGACTGAGTCTGGGAGGtgagactgagtctgagtgTGAGACTGAGTCTGAGGTGAGACTGAGTGTGAGACTGGTGAGTGTGAGAGTCTgagtgagtctgagtctgagtgtgAGAGTCTGGAGTCTGAGACAGGTCTGAGACTGAGTgtgagactgagtctgagactgagtgtgagtctgagactgagtctgagactgtgagtgagtgtgagtctgagtctgagtgagactgagactgagtgGAGTCTGAGGtgtgagactgagactgagtttgagtctgagactgagtctgagtctgagactgagaTCTGAGTCtctgagtttgagtttgagtctgTCTGAAaggtctgagtctgagtctgagactgagactgggagagagactgagtctgagtctgagttctgagactgagtctgagactgagactgagtgagtctgagtctgagagtctgagtctgagtctgagtggAGGCTGGAGAGAggtctgagactgagactgcgagactgagactgagactgagactgagtctgagtctgagtctgagactgaggagtttgagactgagtctgagtctggGTGCCTGAGTCTGAGACTGTGGAGAgtctgagtgtgagtgagtgagtgagtgtgagtgtgagtgtgagtgtgagtgtgagtctaagtctaagtcccCCAggtctgagactgagactgagtttgagtctgagactgagtgggtctgagactgagtctgagtctgagagtctgagtctgagtttgagtttgagtttgagtctgagtctgagtctggagactgagactgagtctgagtctgagtctgagtctgaggtgagactgagactgagactgagtctgaATCTGAGACTGAGTTTGAGACTGAAGTCACAGGTCTGGTctgagtctgagactgagtctgacagtgagtgagactgagactgagactgagtctgagactgagtctgagtgtgagtgtgagtgtgagtgtgagtgtgagtctaagtctaagtctaagtctaagtccgagactgagtctgagactgagactgagactgagtctgagttgagtctgtgtctgtgtcagactAATGACCCAGGTCTGGGTCCTGGGTTTAAGGCATGCAGTGTGGAGGAACAACAGTCTCATGCTCAGCGTTGTTTAAGCAGCAAACTTACAAACaagagaaatataaaaatacaaaagtctCCGTGGAGAATTTACAGAtccaactaaaaacaaacaaacaaacaaacaaacacaaacaaaatgatgtttaaGTGTGAAGGTCACGTTCAAGGTCACACTGCATcaacttaaattaaacacttttaaacatGGTTTTAAAACAGTTCAAACAACCTCAGAtcagtctttgtgtttgtttggccaTGCAGTTTATTTTCAATCACTCCTCTGtacttaatataatatataatatataatatataataaaacacattcactgaTAAAGACAGACTGCACCTGAAAGCATCACTTCACGTGTCCAGTGAGAGACGAAAAATCCTATgagacattttcactttcagaGAGATTTGAGATCGAGACGCTTTTTCTCACAGTTAAactttcattttgacatttaaaaacatttcagggACAAAATGACCTGTTtttaaaccgctcactctcccacaccaaagtccacagagaaaatccgtgattttagctgctggtcctctgctgcctcgtgtggtcactttgtgtcactgaagtaaagcTGAGCGTAAAATTTGAAATGcagaattaacaaaataagacatttgaagttagtgatggaggcagcagtggatcaacaactctgggctttggtgtgggagagtgagtggtttacaaacttcagtttcctgttattTCTCAGAGGTTTTGTTGCCATGATTTTCAGCTCAGGGTGACGTTTGATTTTTATGAACTTAAAACTGGTGAAGAGCAATTTGTTAAAGGTATATTCTGAATATTTAAACTTTgcacattaataataatcataaatcaAACGCTTCGACTCTTAACAGTCGATGAAAATGCGATAACTGAGAGGCAGCGAGCAAACGCAGAGGCGGAGCCACATGATTTTTATCATTGCATAATGTGATAGTAAACAAGCATGCTACATACGGTCCACTAGGTGGTGGAGCAAGGGGAGGAGCTTCTGCTGCGTTTGCGtacacttcctgtttatttaCAAAGTGCTTGGCCGTTAGCACTCATGCTAAATGATGCTACAGTTGTATATGAAAGCATTCCGTGATAAATATTGTAAACATGCTCAGAGTGTCACAAATGTTCAGAAATGACCAGAAAGTCCAACTCCGTCACTCACTTTAAGACCCGTCCTCTACGTCTTTACCTCCACACGGCAATTGCCCTTCATTTCTGATAAAAATCAGGATGTTGAAAAGAATCTTTCATAAtcttcatacacacaaatgtttcctgttgaaaatCCACACGTCCTTGTGTCTTTGCATTAACGTCGTACATAATCTCGAACATGCTTCATGAGCGTCAAACTCCGCCTTTGTCCAGtgatgctttattttattttggcatcAAAACATGGAAAGTGTTCTCCCGGTTTGCTGAACTGCTGGACCTGTGCCATAGTGCAGTGTCATCTGGTGTCCATGGAGATAGATgtctgttgccatgacaacagagACACCTGATCATGGATGAAAGACAACATTTTGAGGAGATGAGCTGCTACAGCGAGACATGAGAAACGTCCGCGTCCAACTTCAGTGTTGGACGTCGGACACCAGTGTAGGACACGAGTTTAGGATGTCAGTGTAGGACACCAATGAAGGTCAGTGTTGGATGGTGTGTTGGATGGTGTTGCTGTGTCAGAGGTAGAGCAATCTTATCGTGCagcaacaaagaacaaagagggTTTTACAGTCTTCAGGAGGGTGAGGGTTCTTCAGGAGGGTGAGGGTTCTTCAGTCCTCAGGAgggtgagggagtgagggaagGTTCAGATGATGTCATGTCCTCGTCCTCGTGGTTGAAACTTCTTTCATCAGGATTTTAATATCACTGTTGGCAGAGAAATGTAAAGAGTTCAGTCAGATTGAGACGGaattaagaaagaaaatctgtccATTGTTCACGTTTTTGTATGAATCGCTGACGTCTAACTCACAGCTTCAGTAGATTTTAGGACACAtatcttttgttaagtggatcAAATCTGTGCTTCCTTGCGTTTTCcggctggcagccatgttttctggGTGTCTGAACCCTTTAAACACCCGCTGCTGACTTACATCCCCAGTTGAAGGCGATCCCAGCCGCGATGATGGCGATCCCTCCTAAGATGGACACGACAGACAGAACCATGGCGTTCCGACCCAGACGTCGAGCCCCATCCACGTTTCCTTGCTGCAGACTGTTCCGGGACTGAGCAGAAACAACATCGTGTTACAAACAGGTTTCTATAAACAAGTGTTATTTCTGAAGAAAACGCAGTCGTACCATCACGGAGAACGTGAGGGCGACGATGTTGATGGGCCACAGCGGGCAGAAGCACGACAGGATGGCCAGGATCAGATAGTCCCTGGGCTTGGATCCGTCCACCACAGCCTCTGGGATGGCGCTGGGCCGACGGGAGAGCGAGGGCCTGGGCGACCCCGCCGCTATCGAGCCAGAGCGGCTGCCCAAACCAGGATGACCGTTAGCGTGACCGCCAGGCTTGGTGTGCAGCACGGGCGACACAGAGGGCACTGTGGGCGAGGAGTCGACCGCGGCTGGAGCAAGGTCGTTAcctgagaagaagaagtcaGGAGAGAAGCTGAGGAATATGGAGTTACCcctcaaaccactcactcctccacaccaaaccccagcaagaaaatcagtgattttagctggcggggacacaggagctgctggtcctctgctgcctcttgtggtcactttgtgtcactgagacatgtctaaattaaatattttataggcgaagtgacaaaataagacatttgaacttagtgatggaggcagcagtggatcaacaactcctgtgtgtgtgatgttaaaaccactgattttctctatgaggtttggtgtggtttacaaacttccctttcctgttggaaaagtcggTTTAacattgagataaagacgtgaacatgtgacatggACATCGACTTAAAGTGACTTCGTTTTTGCGACGCAGCATCGGCAACTTGGAGGAAAACCTCGTACGAGAGATTAGTTTAAACCCGTGTTTA encodes:
- the LOC122763419 gene encoding trafficking regulator of GLUT4 1-like, yielding MEATQQPNEPIGTQPDAGEAEHAAVTSQPTAAAHEGAISPTPEDKQTEEGGALDHLIVISNNMETSNDLAPAAVDSSPTVPSVSPVLHTKPGGHANGHPGLGSRSGSIAAGSPRPSLSRRPSAIPEAVVDGSKPRDYLILAILSCFCPLWPINIVALTFSVMSRNSLQQGNVDGARRLGRNAMVLSVVSILGGIAIIAAGIAFNWGLILKS